GACGTCAGGGTGCCAGGGCTTTGGCGAATCACGGCGACCCGGATATACTATATCGTATGACCAAGGTATATCTGGAAAGCCTCGGGTGCAAATTGAACCAGAGCGAGCTGGAGCGCATGGCGCGCCAGTTGCAGGACGCCGGCCATCTGGTGGTAGACAGCCCCGCCGAGGCCGATGTCTGCGTGCTGAACAGCTGCGCGGTCACGCATATCGCGGCCCGCAAGACACGTCAGGCACTGCGGGGCATGCGCCGCGCCAACCCGCGCGCCCGCCTGGCGGTGGTGGGATGTTATGCCCAGTTGTGGCCGGCGGAGCTGGCGGCCATCGAGGGCGTCGAGGTCATCGGGCATGCGGCCGCCAAGGAGGACATCGTCGCCGCGTTGGGACTGCCGGCAGAGCCCACCCGGCCGGCCCGCCCGCCGGCGCGCCGGCGCACGCGCGCCTTCGTGAAAGTGCAGGATGGCTGTAACAACCGCTGTACGTACTGCGTGGTGCGGCTGGCGCGCGGCCCGGAGCGCAGTCGGCCCCTGGAAGATATCCTGCAGGAGGTGCGCGCCCTGGCCGGCGAGGGGGTGCAGGAGATTGTCCTCACCGGCGTGCACGTGGGCGCATATGGGCGCGACTTAGGGCTGAGCCTGGTGGACCTGGTGCGCGGCATTCTGAACGAGGTGGATATCGCCCGCCTGCGCCTCTCTTCTATCGAGCCGTGGCATCTGGAGGAGCGTTTCTTCGACCTGTGGCGGGACCCACGGCTGTGCCGGCATCTGCATCTGCCCCTGCAGTCCGGCTGTGATGCCACCCTGCGGCACATGGGCCGGCGCTACAGCACTGCCGAATTCGCCCGCCTGGTAGAGATGGCGCGGGAGCGCATCCCGGACGTGGCTATCACCACGGACGTCATGGTCGGCTTCCCCGGCGAGACGGACGAGGAATTCGCCCAGAGCCTGGCGTTCGTGGAACGCATGGGGTTCGCCCGCATCCACGTGTTCCGCTATTCGCCGCGGCCGGGCACGCCGGCGGCTTCGTTCCCCGGGCAGGTGCCGGCGGATGTCAGCGCGGCGCGCAGTGACGCCGTGATCGCCGTCGGGGAAGCATCGTCCCAAGCCTTCCGCCGGCGTTTCCTTGGCCGGGTCATGTCCGTGCTGTGGGAGAACCGCGACCCGGAGAACGGCCTGTGGAGCGGCCTGACCGACAACTATATCCGCGTCTGGATGGCCAGCGACGAAGACCTGCACAACCGTCTGCTGGACGTGGAGTTAGTGGAGCTGTGCGGAGAGGGGATGCTGGGCCGGCCGGCGGCCGATTCAACCGACGCTCCAGCTTCCCCAGCCTCAACACCTCCATCAAATCGCAATTGACAGCCGCCGCTTCTCCAATAGAATATGGGCGTCGCTTGGTAGAGCACAAAACTGATGAGGAGGCGCCGTGAAATCCCATACCGAGTATCTCTGGTTCCACACCCGCCAGCGCCGAGAATACATCAACATCACGCCGCAGGTGGAACGCATCGTGGCGGAGAGCGGTGTGCAGGAGGGGCTGGTGCTGGTCTCGGCGATGCACATTACCGCCGGCGTCTACGTCAATGACGCCGAGAGCGGCCTCATCCGCGACATTGATGAATGGCTGGAGAGGCTGGCGCCTTACCGCCCCGACTACCGCCACCACCAGACCGGCGAGGACAACGGCGACGCCCACCTCAAGAGCCTGCTCATCCACCACGAGGTCATCCTGCCCATCACCAACGGCCGGCTGGACCTGGGTCCCTGGCAGCAGGTGTATTACGCCGAGTTCGACGGCCAGCGCCGCAAACGGGTGGTGGTCAAGGTCATCGGCGAGTAGCGCCCTGCCCCAGGTCGCTCGCCGCCGGCAGGCCCCCCAGCCCTTCGGCGGCGAGCACCCCGCGCACGATCGCCTGCGCCACGGCCTCCGCCGCCAACGCTCCTACCAGGGTGACCGGCGCCCTTTTCCGGCCGGCGGAAAGGGCGAAGATCGTGTCCCCGTCGAACATGGTGTGCGCCGGCCGTACGCTCCGGGCAACACCGTCCTGGGCCATCTGGGCGACCTTATTGGCCTGCGCCTTGGTCAGGGCGGCATTGGTCGCCACGACGCCGATGACGGTGTTGCCGGCGAAGCCCATGGCCACCCGACCGGTCAGCCCCTTCATGGCCTCCATGGAGCTGGCCAGCCTATCGCCCGAGGGGGAGCGCAGGCCGGCGATGACCTCTCCCGTGTCCGGGTCCACCACATCTCCCAGCGGGTTCACGGCCACGATGGCGCCCACCAGGATGCCGCCGGCGCGGGCCAACCCCAGCCCTAAGCCCCCCTTCATGGCGCGCCCCATGCCGAACAGCTTGCCGACCGTGGCGCCGGCGCCGGCGCCGACATTCCCCTCGCGTGTTTCGTCCGAGGAGGCGGCCTGCGCCGCGGCATAGCCCATGGCCGCGTCGGGGCGCGCCTTCGGGTCGCCGATGGCCAGGTCATAGAGCACAGCCGCCGGCACAATGGGCACCCGCGCTACCCCCGTCTCATACCCGATGCCCTGCTCCTCCAGATAGCGCATCACCCCACAGGCGGCGTCCAAGCCGAAGGCACTGCCGCCGGTCAGGACCACCGCATGCACCTTCTCCACCAGATTCTCGGCGCGCAGTAAATCGGTCTCGCGGGTGCCGGGGGCGGAACCCCGCACGTCCACCCCTCCCACGGCGCCGGCGCGGCACAGCACCACGGTACAGCCGGTGATGCCCACCAGGTCCGTGGCATGTCCCACCTCGATGCCCGGCACCGCCGTAATGCCAAAGGGCGCCGATCTGGCCATCTCATTCCCTCCTTGGGGCGGAAGCCCGCAGTTGATCGCGCACAAAATCCCAGATGCGGTGCGCCACCTCCTCCTTGGTCATCAGCGGCAGAGCCTGACTGCCGGCGGCGCTGATCAGGATGACGCGGTTGGTATCGGTGCCAAAGCCGCTGTCCGGCGCAGTGACATCGTTAGCGACAATGAGATCCAGCCCCTTGCGCAGGAGCTTCTCGCGGGCATATTCCTCCACCTGTTGGGTCTCAGCGGCAAAACCGACCAGCACCGCCGGCGCGCCCCATTCCGCCCGCCGGCGCGCCACCTCCCCCAGGATGTCCG
This region of Anaerolineae bacterium genomic DNA includes:
- the mtaB gene encoding tRNA (N(6)-L-threonylcarbamoyladenosine(37)-C(2))-methylthiotransferase MtaB, translated to MTKVYLESLGCKLNQSELERMARQLQDAGHLVVDSPAEADVCVLNSCAVTHIAARKTRQALRGMRRANPRARLAVVGCYAQLWPAELAAIEGVEVIGHAAAKEDIVAALGLPAEPTRPARPPARRRTRAFVKVQDGCNNRCTYCVVRLARGPERSRPLEDILQEVRALAGEGVQEIVLTGVHVGAYGRDLGLSLVDLVRGILNEVDIARLRLSSIEPWHLEERFFDLWRDPRLCRHLHLPLQSGCDATLRHMGRRYSTAEFARLVEMARERIPDVAITTDVMVGFPGETDEEFAQSLAFVERMGFARIHVFRYSPRPGTPAASFPGQVPADVSAARSDAVIAVGEASSQAFRRRFLGRVMSVLWENRDPENGLWSGLTDNYIRVWMASDEDLHNRLLDVELVELCGEGMLGRPAADSTDAPASPASTPPSNRN
- a CDS encoding YjbQ family protein, whose protein sequence is MKSHTEYLWFHTRQRREYINITPQVERIVAESGVQEGLVLVSAMHITAGVYVNDAESGLIRDIDEWLERLAPYRPDYRHHQTGEDNGDAHLKSLLIHHEVILPITNGRLDLGPWQQVYYAEFDGQRRKRVVVKVIGE
- a CDS encoding P1 family peptidase; translation: MARSAPFGITAVPGIEVGHATDLVGITGCTVVLCRAGAVGGVDVRGSAPGTRETDLLRAENLVEKVHAVVLTGGSAFGLDAACGVMRYLEEQGIGYETGVARVPIVPAAVLYDLAIGDPKARPDAAMGYAAAQAASSDETREGNVGAGAGATVGKLFGMGRAMKGGLGLGLARAGGILVGAIVAVNPLGDVVDPDTGEVIAGLRSPSGDRLASSMEAMKGLTGRVAMGFAGNTVIGVVATNAALTKAQANKVAQMAQDGVARSVRPAHTMFDGDTIFALSAGRKRAPVTLVGALAAEAVAQAIVRGVLAAEGLGGLPAASDLGQGATRR